The Ovis aries strain OAR_USU_Benz2616 breed Rambouillet chromosome X, ARS-UI_Ramb_v3.0, whole genome shotgun sequence genomic sequence atctgaggttactgatgcttctcctggaaatcttgattccagtttgtgcttcatccagcccagcgtttctcatgatgaactctgcatataagttaaataagcagggtgacaatatacagccttgaagtactccttccctatttggaaccagtctgttgttccatgttccgttctaattgttgcttcctgacctgcatacagatttctcaagaggcaggtcaagtggtctggtattcccatctcttgaagaattttccagagtttgttgtgatccccactGTCAAaagcattggcatagtcaataaagcacaagtagatgtttttctggaactttccttcttttttgatgatccagcagatgttggcaaattgatctctggttcctctgccttttctaaatccagcttgaacatcaggacaCCTTTAGTTTATGTTTTGTATCTGTGGTGAGATGATTTTTATGTGTGATGATTTTTATGTGGCTAATTCAAATGTAATTTCACACATCCCTGAGGATGTTGGTCCTGCAGACTACTCTGAACTCTCAGAAGTCGCAGAGATGGCCATGATGGTCTAGTAAGCATAAGCACTTCTCCTATACTACAGAGGCCTTATCTCAGCAATGCAATAGATGTTACCTCCAGGAGTTGCCCCTACTTCCTCACAAGGCTTCCAGACCATTAATTAGTGTTAAGTCACAGAATGATCCATCTGTGCACAATCTGAGGAAGGAGTGATAAGGAATAAAAGAGATAATATCTTGAGGTTGCTTCATGTAAGAATTACCTAGCATGTACCAGCAGGAGCCAGGGATATACTCCCAATATTGGAGTTTGCAAGTACATGGGTGATATGAATATAAAACTTGATAAGCAAGAATTAATTTTGTACTTTCTAGGGACATGGGATTTAACAATAGCAAGGACCCTAGGAGATAGCAAATTTGCTGTTCATGTGATTGTTAGAAGCCTGAAGAACACAACGGCCCACGCTTAATGAAGTGGAAATGTTTGAGGTACCCTGGTATACAATAGAGGGAGAAATACAAAGTCTCAGGGAGGTGGGCAAGATGGAATGGCTATTTTATGAGAGGCAAAAAGACACAGCTGATGATAGAGTACCAGAGGATACACCACTCATCTAAGCCATCAGGAATGTATGGGAAGAGGGGCACCAGTATCAATATGAAGTTTATTGATGGCTGTCTACAGACCAGAGATGATAGTCGGAGAGGGAGTCACAGAGCTGGGCTCATTAATATCCATGGGGATGAAGACAGGTCTTAACTTCCTGAAGCCAGGAGGTCAGAATTACAATAACCATCAGTTACATCAGTAGGGCAACCAAATGGGTTTACCCACAGGCACTTGTGGAGATGGTTAATGGAATATAGTGTCCCTAGAAAGAACATAACTGGACAGCCCAAAAGGGTGTTTGTCAATATTTATAAGCTGGAAAGATAAGAATAAAAGAGGAGCAGGCTGAGGGAGGTACTCCCAATAAAAAGTCATGTTCCCTCGCTTAGTTTCTGGACCTAACCAAATTTTACGAACCAGAACACATTTATTAAAGAGGTCTCTAGAAGGAAGAACCTTGCAACACTACAATACGTATATACTATAATGAGTCTGCTAATCCTTCCCCCAAAGAAACTATAACAATTCACTCAGGTGACTGTATACAAGGGAAATAAGAATACCCAGACATTTCAACAACTTTTGACACAAGACCCGTGATTGACATTGATATCTGGAGCCCTAAAGCATTATCACGGCACAACTGTTAGAGCAGGGGCGTACAGAaattaagtaataaataaattcctgtgtaaagtctcagttcagtcgctcagttgtgtccgactctttgtgaccccatgaattgcagcacgccaggcctccctgtccctcaccaactcccggagttcactcagactcatgtccatcgagtccgtgatgccatccagccatctcatcctcggtcgtccccttctcctcctgccctcaatccctcccagcatcagagtcttttcaatgagtcaactcttcacatgaggtggccaaagtactggagcttcagctttagcatcattccttccaaagacatcccagggttgatctccttcagaatggactggttggatctccttgcagtccaagggactctcaagagtcttctccaacaccacagttcaaaagcatctattcttcattgctcagccttcctcacagtccaactctcacatccatacatgaccacaggaaaaaccatagccttgactagacggaccttagttggcaaagtaatatttctgcttttgaatatactatctaggttggtcatcacttttcgtccaaggagtaagtgtcttttaatttcatggctgcagttaccatctgcagtgattttggagcccccaaaataaagtctgacactgtttccactgtttccccatctatttgccatgaagtgatgggaccagacgccatgatcttcgttttctgaatgttgagctttaagccaactttttcactctccactttcgctttcatcaagaggcttttagttcctcttctctttctgccataagggtggtgtcatctgcatatctgaggttattgatatttctcccggcaatcttgattccagcttgtgtttcttccagtccagtgtttctcatgatgtactctgcatataagttaaataagcatggtgacaatagatagccttgacgtactccttttcctatttggaaccagtctgttgttccatgtccagttctaactgttgcttcctgacctgcatacagatttctcaagaggcaggttaggtggtctggtattcccatctctttcacatcAAGTCACACCTTCCATGGTCTTTCTCCCTACTGTCTGACTATAAAGttgcaatatttattttgtatttggagTAATAGCCCTCCTTATTGAGTCATTGGGCTGTGGTGTATGAGCTCTCATAATGGAAAAACTCAAGTGGAAACTTATAAAAATGTTCTTCCACTTGGGCAaggatttaaataataaatagtatAACATCCTTGGGATAAAGAAGGGAATTACTGCCACTGTTAAAGACCTAATGGATACAAGGGCATGGTCTCTATCATATCTCCATTTACTTTGCCAGTCTTACTCTTAAAAAAAGTTTCTGAATTCTGGAGAAGAACAGTATATTACCACAAGTTCAACCACTTGATAGCCCCAATCAGAGCTGCTGTGCTGAATGTGGTATCACTACTAGAGAGGATTTATAAGGCCTAAGGTATAAGGTATATGCTGTGTAGCTATTGATTTGGTTAATGTGTTCTTTGTATGTACTTAGAAACAGAATCAGAAGAAGTTCACATTTTGTGAGTAACCATCAAAATGGTAAAAGAGTGTTCTACTGTTTTTCCCTTAAATAACCTTGATTTTGACAATCACTCACAAATGAGAGTGCCTTTGTTGAAGTCCAGGAGTGAAGCAGAGAAATTCCAATACAGTGTtggagcaaacacacacacacacactaaaactCCTGAGATTGAACCCATTGAAGATTGTAAGAGGAAGTGTTTCACTTTATCATATTACCTCTTCCCCAAAGCAGCACAGCTCAGTGCCAAGAGAGACATTCTGAGTGCATGATTTCGCCTATGGAGGAAATTaagagtgtgtgagtgtgcatgcagcttttccagttctgtgggtTGCTGACCCATGAAGAGACCCAACAACATAGAGACCCATTTCTTTCTCACCCTAGCCATAAAACCGAGGTGTACTACGTAAGTAGGTGGCAAGGAATGACTGGGAGAACAGCAGTAAGGGCTCTCAAAGGGCATCACAGGGATGCAGAGCCTACTAACTACTTCATGCACTCCATCAGGAAACCTACCCATGAGCTGCTGTTGACAAGTCCTCACCTAAAGATACCCCCAATTGGCCCATGGGCACCTCCAGTGCTCCGTGTGCCTCATCCACACCTGCCTCCATCATCTATATAGATGGCTCCCTGCGCATGCCCGCAAGGGCAGCAAGAGTGAGCCCTTGTAGATGGTTAGCATGCATGTGCAGAAAGCTGATCAGAAAGCCGGTGGGAGAGCGGCGGCAGCGGCAGCCTGGGCAGTGGGTGCGACGGAGAGAGATCTGATTATCATGGACCTGCGACAGTTTCTTATGTGCCTGTCCCTGTGCACGGCCTTTGCCTTGAGCAAGCCCACAGAAAAGAAGGACCGTGTACACCATGAGCCTCAGCTCAGTGACAAAGTTCACAATGATGCTCAAAGTTTTGATTATGACCACGACGCCTTCTTGGGTGCTGAAGAAGCAAAAACCTTTGATCAGCTAACGCCAGAAGAGAGCAAGGAAAGACTTGGAAAGATTGTAAGTAAAATAGATGGCGACAAGGACGGGTTTGTCACTGTGGATGAGCTCAAAGACTGGATTAAATTTGCACAAAAGCGCTGGATTTACGAGGACGTAGAGCGGCAGTGGAAGGGGCATGACCTCAATGAGGACGGCCTCGTTTCCTGGGAGGAGTATAAAAATGCCACCTACGGCTACGTTTTAGATGATCCAGACCCTGATGATGGATTTAACTATAAACAGATGATGGTTAGAGATGAGCGGAGGTTTAAAATGGCAGACAAGGATGGAGACCTCATTGCCACAAAGGAGGAATTCACAGCTTTTCTGCACCCTGAGGAGTATGACTACATGAAGGATATAGTGGTACAGGAAACTATGGAAGATATAGATAAGAATGCTGATGGTTTCATTGATCTGGAAGAGTATATCGGTGATATGTACAGCCACGACGGAAATGCTGATGAGCCAGAGTGGGTCAAGACGGAGAGAGAACAGTTTGTTGAGTTTCGAGATAAGAACCGTGATGGAAAGATGGATAAGGAGGAGACCAAAGACTGGATCCTCCCCTCAGATTATGACCATGCTGAGGCAGAAGCCAGGCACCTGGTCTATGAATCAGACCAAAACAAGGATGGCAAGCTTACCAAGGAGGAGATTGTTGACAAGTATGATTTATTTGTGGGCAGCCAGGCCACAGATTTTGGTGAGGCCTTAGTACGACATGATGAGTTCTGAGCTGCAGACAGAGGAACCcacatttcttcaaaataatttatttttacagcTTCTGGTTTCACATGAAATTGCGCTACTGAGACTGTTATTACAAACTTTTTAAGACATGAAAAGTTGTAACAGAAATGATCCCGTCcccattcctcctcctctctgaggGACAGGAGGGAAACCATGCTTCTGAGGAACAACTCTAATTAGTACACTTGTGTTTGTAGATTTACACTTTGTATTATGTATAAcgtgtgtttatttttgtatttgttctCTGGTTGAGAGTATGATATGAAGGATCAACATCCTCAACTCACACTTGTAGGCAAACATTAGCCCTTCACTCTTTCTCAACCCTTATCatgtaattttttataattttgatttaaGTTTAAGCCTGAGATCAATAAGAAATGttcaggagagagaaaagggaagaaatattCCCCACAATTTATATTTAGAGAGATAACACTTAAACTTGCCTATTGAAAAGTATATTTCATAAGTAGTAGGGGCCACATGTTCCATTCAGTTGCTTCATGTCCAGGTCCTAGCATTATCTGGGCAAGGACAGATCCCTGTGTTATAAGAAAGCTTGAATCGACTTGATTTCATTCATCgttttccccccccccccttccctgTGGGACTAGCTGTTTGCTAATTTTGTCAAGCACAGCTGTGGTGGGAAAAGTTGGGGCCAGTGTCTTGAATATCAATCAAGTAGTGAGTGTGATCTCTTTACAGAGATATAAATAGAAACAGCtggaaaactaaagaaaaatccaAGTGTTCTTAGGGCACATGCTTTTTTCTGGGTGTGCATCTATTGAAGTGCTCAAGCCTGTCTTTATTCAATCAGTCAGTGCCCCATTCAGTTCCTGTTTCCCCAAGTGTTCCAAGGAACTAATCTTGATTTCACTGCTGTCAAAATGTGCTCCTTTCCAATCGTGTCATTGAAAGTGCCTTTAATGAGAGAAATGGTCACTGAATGAGGATTCTCTTAAGAAACCCTAAGATAAAGAGAAAGTAGACGATTTGGACCACCTTAAATGAAAGCTTAGAACCTCCTGTTGTGGTggggatttttttcttccctttctcttttggacAGTGGTTCAATAGCAGTATTAGTTAGGGGCTTGGTTGCAGTGTTCTTACCTTGTGGGCTGATTTCTGAAAACCACATGCTGCTGAATTTACCAGGGATCCTCATACCCCAGAATGCTAACCACTTATCTACCAGGCCTGTTTCTCTGTCAGCTGAGGAGGCTGAGCTAAGGCTCAGAGATGAGAGGGCTCTTTGGTTTGAGGACCGTCGCTCACCCTTCCTGCCTTTGACTCATCCTTCCCTATGTCCCCATCTCCCCGCTGCCAAAAAATGTTTATCATGGATCAACATTGCCAATCCTTATCAAAGAGAGGGACATTGTAGAAAGAGCTGAAGAAACCACCTCTGTTCCCAACTCACCTATATTTTACATAACAAGAAACTGCCCTTTTTTGGTCCCTTTCATACACATGGACCTCTTTTGAGAAGAATTATGTATTCCAAGTTTTTAGCCCTCAGGTtactaagacatatatatatatatatataacctttattatttcatatatcTTTCTGGATAATACATTCAGGTGGTGCTGGGTGATTATTATAATCTGAACCTAGGTCTTCCATAATCATGTTCAGGTGGGCTACTTGGCCTGGTAAAAAGCCAGATATGTAACTTCACCCTGGCCTTTGCTCTTGAGAGTGGATACATTCTTTGAACCCCAGTATAAGGAAATGGGAATTCTCTGCCTTCCAGATTCCCCATTTGAATTGTTAAGAAGACCAGGAATGATTAATAATGCCACCAACCCTGGCTTGGAGAGGGCACAGCACAAATTGTGTGGCAGGAGAGCCTCGCAGGTCACTAGGTGCAGAGAACCCAGGCCTCACGTTAAAGTCATGCACCTAAAAAGCAAACCTCCATCTGCTAAGATAGCAATTTCTGGATGCTGGGTGCTCATCAATAAGCATTTGTACTCTAATCTCTAATGAccctcctggatttttttttttttggtttgaatcAAGCCTGAGGCTGGTGAACAGTAGCTACACACCCACATTGTGTGTTCTGTGAATGCTAGCTGTCTTGAATTTGGATActggttattattttttatagagTGTAAACCAAGTTTTATATTCTATAATGCAAACAGGTACCTATctgtttctaaataaaactgtttacattcaaaaaaaaaaaaaagaaaaaaaaaaaaaagaaagctgatcaGACGACGAGAGAAAGCATGAGAACAAAAATTCAGCACCACCCTAAGGAAAGCAAGAAAATAGGAGTCTACAAAACTTAGGCTGGATTTGCAGGATGAaaagaaactggagcctattatacagagtgaagtaagtcagaaagaaaaacaccaatacagcatattaacacatatatatggaatttagaaagatggtaaagatgaccctatatgcgagacagctaaagagacatagatgtaaagaacagacttttggactctgtgggagaaaacACAAGTTGCTGCACCTTTTGGACTTTGTGgaatggtgggatgatttgagagaatagcactgaaacatgtatattatacacatgtgaaatagattgccagtccaggttcgatgcatgagacagggcactcagggccggtgcactgggatgaccctgagggatgggatggggagggaggtgggaggggggttcaggatgggaaacacatgtacacctatggctgattcatgttaatgtatggcaaaaaccactacaatattgtgaagtaattagcctccaattaaaataaataaattaatttttaaaaaagaaaagcatacagTCTTAAGAAATTCCTCCtcaagaaagaacaagaaatgtGAAGCAGGCATATTCATGAAAAAAGTTCTGAGAAGACCTCAGAATCTCTAACAAAGATGATGGGAGGTATTTCTATTTGAAGTCAGTAAAGACTGGAAGAGGGGACAGCTCCTTCAAATATGAACACAGAAATGTAAGACTTCATGGAACATGACAAATCAGGGAAATATGACACCACCAAAGGTACACAATCATTTTTCAGTAAATGATCCCAAAGAAACAGAGATCTGtgatttttcaaatgaatttaatatagttgtttttttccttaaagttcaGTGAGCTACAAGAAAACACAGACAATGTAATGAAATCAGGAAAACAGTACACAAAAATAAGATTAGCAAAGAGATAGAAATCATAAtaaaagaaccaaacaaaaatactgaagcTAAAGATTACATGACTAAAATAAAACCTGCAATAGAGATCATTAAAAACAGACTGGATCAAGCCGAGGAAATAATCTGTGAAATAGAAAACAGGACCTTTGAAATTATCCTGTCAgaggatagaaaagaaaaaagaaagagaaaaaatgaaaaaaaaaaaaagcttatatgAACTATGGAATATCCTTAA encodes the following:
- the LOC114111207 gene encoding calumenin codes for the protein MDLRQFLMCLSLCTAFALSKPTEKKDRVHHEPQLSDKVHNDAQSFDYDHDAFLGAEEAKTFDQLTPEESKERLGKIVSKIDGDKDGFVTVDELKDWIKFAQKRWIYEDVERQWKGHDLNEDGLVSWEEYKNATYGYVLDDPDPDDGFNYKQMMVRDERRFKMADKDGDLIATKEEFTAFLHPEEYDYMKDIVVQETMEDIDKNADGFIDLEEYIGDMYSHDGNADEPEWVKTEREQFVEFRDKNRDGKMDKEETKDWILPSDYDHAEAEARHLVYESDQNKDGKLTKEEIVDKYDLFVGSQATDFGEALVRHDEF